The window AAGGCAATTTCTTGCTCgttttttcctcattttttggAAATGGAACCAGCATTCAAGCTGAGACGCGCGCTCTTCTCTTTAGGGTTAAGCTGTGTCTTTCTCGTGGTTATATTAACTTGCATATTGAAGTGGATTCTTTGGTTCTTGTTCACATCCTAAAACAGATATCTAGTTGTCCATGGAGTGTTCTTACAGAGGTTAAGCACCTTCTAAAGTTATCATCtaattttgttgaaatttctCATTGCTTTCGAGAAACTAATCAAGTTGCTGATTGATTATCTAACGTGGGGTGTGATTAAGGTTTAAATACAACGTATCTTCAGTTTTTAGGCCTCCCTATTACAGCTCGTGGAGCGTTTCGGTTAGATAAAATAGGCCTGCCTTCAATTAGAAAATGTAAGAGCAAATGATGTAAAGGGAATACTTCCCCTATTCCTTCTCTAGCATTTGCTTCTTGGTATTATTTGGAGGTAAGGTCCATGTCCCCCTCCTGTGTTTATTTTGCTTTTCCAATAAAAgaccaaaatttaattttttttttttaaaaaggataCCCTACCAAGGTTGTTAATTTTGGTGATTGGAATTGACAACAACAATCAAACAAACTTAAGTTTGTCGTTGAAGTTGAACTGGTTACAATTTGTGGAGTCCAAAAAATTAACCGAGATATATTACTGATGAATACTTTCGTCAAATAGGTTAGTTGGCATTTGATCCTATTTATCCATTGTGTATAGATTGGTTACTGACGAAAAATTTGGTGTGATGACAACTTATATTAGATATTGTTCTGGTCACATATGTCGGAGATAACCAATGTAAAGATATCTTTACTAATGCGATTTAGGACAGACTATTTATGATATCGTGCAAATTAgatgacaaaaaaagaaagaaaaagaagatagaattattttttttttcaaattgtgagaaaatcaatttttgagatgcTTTTCAAAAAGCTTATTTGTTATTCTCATGTGCCTCATATCTTTTAGCAAGATATTTTGGACTTTGTGATAGATATGGATCCTTATTATGGTtatgtttcaaaatttggtaatACATGGAAAGTAGATTTTGATTAAGACTGGTATACAGATAATGGAGAAATTTGGAAGTAAATAgagggatgggttgggtggtTCGGGGGAGGGATTGTAAGTGAGAGATTCCAAATTCGAACCCTGTAATTTACACTATAAAAAAGAAGATAGagaaatttatgaaaattttgaattagttAATGATTCTAGGTTGCATGCATTGTTTGGTGCAATTATTAACAAGAATTTTTGAATGAGGcagataaaaaaaattgcataaattatGGATGCGCACAAAGATGAAATGAAGTCATTGGTGGAATTGAAGAGGTCATTGAAGACATTGGTGAGACAGAAATTGTTGATTTTTGCTATTGATAAATTATTTAAGGAGAAAAATTAATTAATGAAGTTGGTTAATACCAATTATGAAGTTGTGAGATTAAGTGAAAGTTGTATCTCTACTTTAATTAGTTGGATTGATGGCATGAACCAATCAAAACGAAAGTATAGTTATGCTAGAAATTTTGGTGCTAATAATTATGATTTTGtgcttttagaaaatttttttggtgaTGGAAAAATTAAATTATGGAATATTTGATGAAGAGTGCGTGAACATATTtgagtttttcaacaaaggagaTGATGCCAAGAAATTATTTGACAAGTACGAGTTCCATACAATACCTTGTGTGAAGATGAAACTTAGAGTCATTTGCAAGTTAGTGTTTGCATCATTTATACATCAATCGAATTATTCATGGAGATTCATCATTGATACATCATTTATACATCATTGATAGTATTGGAAGTAATGACAATAGAGAGGCCATGATGAAAATCAAACTAAGCTATTTTATATCCTAATtattttagtttcttgttttggCGTTACTAGATTAAAGCtttgtttgataattcaattcaacacttaaaatTAATAGGTTTAGATCTTAACATGTTCAAAtgtatttaataataaaaaatagaacattcaaattaattaagtggcactaaatttttttaaaaaaacttgctttgaaaaataagtgaaaaactaTTCACCTATCATTTAATATGATAAACACTCAAATacatcaaatttagtacttaacaatttaataatttaacaaattcatatttcagatttcaattttcaaacatCATCAAATGCACCCTAAATCTTCAAGgagtttacttttttttttggtcgatTAGAGTCCTTACACTTATTGGTTTCTTTTATATGTCCTAGTGGGTTGAATAGTCAAGTCTTGGTAAGTCTAGTCCTAGTGATAATTGGTTTAGcgagtttccttttctttataaTTTGAGtctcactacaacaaaaatggtctTTAGCGGCATTTAAAGGTGTCAGTTTAAATAATCTAACCTGATACTTTATCTATCCTCACACTTAGGgcgagtgttgtcccttccaatgtggggatagcttcaaatctttagcagcattcaaatgtgtcagGAAAACCATGCTGCTATAGCATTCCTTCTGCcaacaaaaactattttttgtgATAATCGAAAGTGTTCTTATAGCATTAGAACATCAGTAGCGGATCAGTAGGTATTCTATTTATGAAGGCATCTTCAGTTGTCTTAATATATGGCTTTAAGGTCACGCAGCCATGTGAATATACACTGCTTTGGACAACATGGCCATTTGTCATTAGTGTTTTCGAAGCTAAGCTAtactgacacttttaattgccaggagttttttctctatttttttttatatggaagCAACCTGCAATTAGTCCTTCCTGCTGTACATTCCATCAACCAGAATCCCAagggacttgtaaaattatcccaaagagcAGAATGCATAGAGCAATTTAAAAGAAGAAGTCAatactcaaatatatttcaTTGAATTAAAAGTCGATAACAAGTATTAAAATCGCAAACAAGTGCTAAAAGCAAGTACTAAAATCCCAAACCAGTACCAAAAGATTGTCATTTACAATAACTTGAAAGACTTTCTTGTGCACAAACTAAAAGACTCTCATCCCTAACAAGTTGAAAGAAGTAGAATtagcttccaaactttccaTTTTGTTGAGAGTCCTCAGTCATAACCATGAAGTCCCCATCATTCTTCAGCTGTTTCCACCTGTACACAAAGACCAAGGCGATCATTAGATCATCATAGCTAGAactaaaattccagaaatctacAATGTATTTAAGTGCATATCTCACCAAATGACAAGGCCAAGAAATTGGTGCACCAAGTGCATCTTGAATTGTTTGTTGCAAATCATACGGTCTAATCAATTGCTCACGTAGACTCATTGCAACTTGTATCTGTATTTCACACCAATTTGGCCCAAGAGCTTGTCCGCCGACCTCATCCAATGGATTCAGACTCCGTAAATATCCCTTTGCCACGATTTTTGTTGGGTCAAACAAACTTTTTAGTGAAACCATATTCCCTACCTAGTAAAGATccaacaagtacaagaatcaaacTCATGCCAAATTACAGTTTACAAATGTGAAAGTTTAAAAGTTGTAAATACTTACTCGAATAGATCGCGTGGCTCACGATGGAGTTTGGCTTGACACATTGTTagatgatgatgaaggatgTCTCGGGCTGTCAATTGGAGAGCCCCTTCCATGTTGAACTAAAACCATTTTCTTCAAACTGGCTATTTCATCATCTTGTCGCTGAAGCCTTTCCTCCAAACGGACCAATGTTGACTGTTGTTGAACACTTATATGGTAACATGTGTTACGACTAGTAATGTCTTCCCATAAGTCCGTTGGATTCACACCGTCACTAAACAAGCGAACATGACCATGTTTGTCTTGCCCAACCACCTAGGCAAATATGTCATTGCGACCAACTGGATCTTGCGACTCCGATGGAAGCTGATTTTTCAGctcattcattttttcctacaTAATAAAGGAAAACACTTGTTATTGCAAAAGCCTGTCTGAAAACAATGGTAGAATTTATAGGCTTGTGTTCTCGGATCCTTACCGAATTCTCAGCAACTATGGTACTTGATGGAGTTCCATCGGCATGGGTATAAAACTTATTGAATATTTCTACTCTAGTAGGAGGTCTTCCCAACTGTTTGGCCTAtaagaaattgaatttttttaattatagttttagcatttagcatataattaaaaaacaagttaacatatttttttaattatagttttagcatttagcatataattaaaaaacaagTTAACATAATGAAACATGTACGagtaaaaaaaattagcaactaAAAAAAGGATGAGATATCACCAAGTGTTTTCGAAGATGGGCAAATGACTTTTTTCCAGTTGTGTGgttcatcttcttctcccctctagctttcttgttcctctcacttagtttctaaatttcaaaatcaaaaccaaGATTACAGCATTGAATAAACACAACTTTATGAAGAATGTTGTAGTTGATTTGTACCTTTgcttctttacttttccaataAGCCCAAAGTTTGATCCATTGCTCTTCCCGTACCCTTATGTCCTTTTGAAACCGAGCTTCAGCATTTGGCACGGCAGGATCAAAATATGTAGCCTTTAAATCTGCCTTCCAGCTTCTCCATTTTTTGCCAATAGATCTTAAGGTCCAAGCTTCTAGTCCCATAGGCAAAGCAAACCTTTCCTGAAACGTAGTTAGGAACTAGAAAATCAACATAACTTCACAGTAATTTTTGTAGAAAGCATACATAATACAAAAGCTACCATTACCTTTATCACTTCTAACATGTCCATTTTAAGTTTCCTTGGCATCTTAAGCCAACTTTCAACATCTATTGGACAATACATACCATTCCTAGCCAAACTGCCCAAGAATTCAGAAAAAGAGGTTTTCTCACTTATTGGGATCCCATTGTCATCGAGTTTAATCTCAATCCGTGGAAAGTCCTTAGGCCGACCCCAAATTTCTTTCATAAATGTAGGGCCTCGGGTTTTCTGATGTACTTCACTTGAATCATTTGTAGTTTCTTTTCCTGTATTAAATAAGAAAAGGGTGCAAGTTATGAACATAAAAAATGCACTTCTGGAATTGGTTCAAACAGTTAGTAATACCTGCATCGTCCGAGTTGCATGACATGAAGGTGGTGTCATTGGAATGTTGACCTTGAGAatcctgatttggattttttttcagTTGGTACGTGCCTTGTTCCAAGTGGAGATTGTTGAATTGGAGAGTTCTGGCACTGCTCATGCGACTGTGAACCTCCATCAGCTTGTTGAGTAACTTGGTCACCTGATTCATGCATTATTCCCAATGTAGAATTCTGGATTGGAGATTGAGGTGCCCGAGCAGCTTCTCCTTGAACTTGTTCAATTacattttcatggcttgttccAAGTGGAGGCTGCTGCCTTGTTTCATGACATGAGGGAGGTTGCTCAATTGGTTCATCTCTCAATCCATTGGCAGTGCGCTTACATTTTCGACCTCCACGGGCCATACCTGCATAATTCACCATTTATTTGATACCAGGTCCACcaccatatatatatttttttggggGAAGAAAGGGACAAATGTAAATGTGTAGCCTTTATTGAAGCAGACACTCTACCTATAGCAGTGCATCAATCTGGGATAATGGATAAAGTATACAAACTAAAATTAATGAACAAGTTATCTTGACTACAGCGTACACTGCAAGCCGAGCTCAAGCATACTTTTATTGAACTAATTTTGAGTTGCAACGAATATTATTGAATCTATTGTATATCAAACTCGGGCAGTTTGCTTCtaattatatttgaaaaacctTTTTGCTTATAAATCAGAACTTGAAAACAGCTTTAAGAACTTGAAGATTACAGTTGGGTAAATTTGACGAAACCCACAAATCAATTCTCAAAATCCTAATACTATCATCTCTATCAACAAAATGTTCTCACGTCACAAGGTCTGCTCAGGTCATGTAGTTCCATTTGAGAGGTTACTAAAAAGTTCCCATGGAAAGTAAAAACAGAGCAGAACCAAAAGAAGTCCATCATTCATGGGGAAACCCCCTACTTGCTCAAATCAAGCAGTCCAGCACACAATCATTTGCTggtgaaaaacaaaactaacataATAGGCATTTTAGAACCCAATATCTACCAAGTACTAGCAAAGACACTTACAATTTTCAACAATCATACTAGAATCCAAAGCTATCATTTTCATTTGTGACTACAAATTTCCTCATAAACAATCAGCACCAACAATTTAGAAGTCCAGGATTCATGAGGAaaaaaactttggaaatttactCTTTAAAGTTGTAACAGAAAGCAACTGACAATACACAACACTATGTCGCATTCGACAGCTCTCACAAGCCACATTGTCCTAATCTGACAAGAAAGAAGAACAGATAGCATTTCTACCAGGCTTTCGACCTATGCAACTAGAAATGTGCTTCTCAGAAACGAAGAAGGAGGTTGTCAGAAATGGGAATCGAACAACCTAAATTAGACAGATGTCTACCATGCAATGCAAAATTAGACACAAAATACTGAAATTACCTCAAACTATGGCTTGAATCCCTAACTTCTTAGTTTCCCCAAGCTTAAAGATCTGAACTTCAGCTTTCACCCAAGCTTTGAAGCCCTAATTTCTCATTCCTTGCCACCAAGCCAATGCAACAGCCGAATTAGGGATTTTCATGGTGCAAGCTCAACAAAGTTACCTAAATGGGTTCGAGTTCATGGACGGGTTTATCCAAATTGGTGGTGCGAGCTtgaaacagagagagagggCAAAGGGAAGGGACAACGAGAGAGGGAGAAGATGTCTGAAATAAAGGCGGTACTAATGACGCCAAAGTAAATTAGTCAAgcctcttgaatttttcaatttgccGCGCTAATTTTTATGTGTTTGGGCAAGATTTTGTTAAAGCTacataacaactaaaaatgttATTACagctatatacaatataatataacaactacaaaaataacaacttaaaattttgttaaagctatataacaagtaaaaattttgttaaagctatACACAATATAGTGTAACAACtaaaaatatcttaaattaaaaattttgtgaaGCTAACAAAAAACATGAATTTAATCAAAATGTTTTCGGTACCCAATTTATTTTATGCTACTAGCAATTATGTACGGCTTGTAGTCTAACAAGCCGTTAGAAGGATCGAATTAGTTTATGGAACATAAAAATAAACTTGTGAATACATGAACTTTCCACTGATAAATGTTAGGATTAGAATTGATTgaacatatatatattcaatattttcaattccaaagcaattgtCGTTCAACTTTGTGTTTATTATAAGCTATTAAACACTTAGAAGATCTTAAATTTGAACATTTCACTGCAATTGCCGTGTAACTTTGCGTTAATTAGAAGCAATTAAACACTTAGAatattcaatgttttcaattccaaagcaattgccgTTCAACTTTGTGTTAATTAGAAGCAATTAAACTAGAATTCGGGTTGTCCGAATTCATATATTTCGAATttggttcgaattcggtaatggagtttataaattttatattatataatattatattatataataaattttatattaaacacttagaatattcaatgttttcaattccaaagcaattgccgTGTAACTTTGCGTTAATTAGAAGCAATTAAACACTTAGAatattcaatgttttcaattccaaagcaattgccgTTCAACTTTGTGTTAATTAGAAGCAATTAAACTAGAATTTGGGTTGTCGAATTCATATATTTCGAATttggttcgaattcggtaatggagtttataaattttatattatattatattatattataaattttatattaaacacttagaatattcaatgttttcaattccaaagcaattgccgTGTAACTTTGCATTAATTAGAAGCAATTAAACACTTAGAatattcaatgttttcaattccaaagcaattgccgTTCAACCAttgtattaaaaaattattcaagAAATTTACAGATTAAAGTTTCAAATTATTTCTATTGATCAAAAATTAGAGAGGGgtgattggaaaaaaaaaattggatgtTTGGTCTGAATTGATTTGCAAAAATTGCATTATATCTTACACTTAAAAgtttaaaaaacaaaacaaagaaatgattattgtaattataaaaaataataaaataattttgttaAAACATTTAACGAATCATAATCAAACTTGAAAGTGGATTTGATGGATAGCAATTTCCCATAACACAAAGGTAGTTAGAGAGCATGAGGTGAAAAACTCCCAAAGGAATAAGGTTACATTGGAAATTTTATAGTAGGAATTATTGCCTTTTTGAGAAGCATAATTACAGTATACCTGCAATTTTCGATTTCAAGGAACTTCACACTCAATTTCTACATAATCTTGGCCAGAAGTGATGATGGAGATCAATTTTCCGTTCCTACTAATTTTAGCTAAATGAATCTCAAGTAAATCCGATTCCAAATTATGGTTTCTGATTTAATTCCCAAAGTTAAACTTCCAATTAACAAATTATGGAGGAGATGAGTTTTAAGTTTCCAATGTTCAGGGAGATACAAACATGCAATGATTCACCGTCTaaattagaaaacatttgcaatTCTATGCAAATAATGGTATGCAGGATATGTTCTAACATTTCAATTGAGACCATGTATGGTGTAAGGGCATGTGCTTGAATAAACACCATGATCTGCAATTCCGTAAATTTGAAACCATATTTGTCCCTTCAAATTTAGTTGCTGTATATAATAATCAAACGAACCAAAACTCACAAGCTTCAAGTAATTTCAGACCAACGAAATGTAGGCAAGTAATTGCAGCCAGTAGTAGAGCCTTAGCAATTGAAACATATAACAATAGGGCCAGCAAGCTTAGCAACTATAAAAGATACTAAATCAGATTATATTGGGACAAATCAACTTCAATCCCAAGTCCATCATCACGAACCCAACTAATTTCCTCATTTTCATTCTCAACAACAGGATTGCCAACATCACTTTGCAAATATGTCTCAACATCCATGGTTGTGCCCATGTTATATCCACCTCTTGCAGTGGTAGAGATAACAACTTGCCAATCCTTATCAGTTGGATCTTCCATATAAAAAACCTGTGATGCTTGTGAAGCGAGTATAAATGGCTCAACATGAGGCCTCACATTTGCAAAATTGACTACAGTAAACCCATCAACATCTTGTTTCATTCTCGAACCATTTGATATCCAATCACATTCGAATAACACCACCCGACGACCTCCGTAAATTAATTCAACAACATTTTCAAGACGCCGAAGTAAACtagttcactcaaaactggattttgatccCTTATACTTGCAAAACTGGATGTTGTTGCATTGACTGTAACACCACTATTctgcgtttttcttttcttctcaacttCGTTGGTGTGAAACCGAAATCCATTAACAACGTACTTGTCATGTTGGATTCCAACAACATCTGGACCTTTAGCAAGGAACCTCAAGTCTCTCAACACCGAAACATTTTGAGGAagttctaacaaaaaaaaaaaaaaatgatgaaactATATTTGAAGTCCTATAATTCAAATTGTACTTAATATTCAGAATTTTACTTACATGTTCAGCAAACCAACAAGCAAAATTTTCGCTGTGCAATCGCTCTTTTAGATGCTGTGGAACTTGAGGATGCCCTTCGTCTATCAATCTACGATGCTGCCTAGAAGTACACGAGTCAAAATTGTAATCATACATTGAAttctacaataaaattttaatgcatCAAGTTGTAGTTGAACTTACTCTATGTAAGGTGTGACAGCTTCACAGTTAAATAAAATATACTGATGTGCTTTACTCAAGATATGAGCATCAAAGACTGTTGGCTTGCCCCTCCCCAAAGGATGTCCTGATTCAGAGAATATATCTAAACCCTCTTCAATTTCCTTAtgtacttcttcatttctgcttgGACGATTGAATTTTGTCTCAACATAGTCCGCAAGATACAACGAGCAAAAGTTTATGCATTCTTCTGCCAAGTAGCCTTGAGCAATCGAACCTTCAGGCCTACTTTTATTTCGAACATAAGATTTTAATGTTCCTAGGTACCTAAAGTATCATCATTCCAAACTCTCTGTTTAGTTCCACaaatcaaagaaagaaaaaaagtaataaacatttaaggcaTAATTAGAATTACAAGCAGTACCTCTCTACAGGATACATCCAACGATAATACACCGGGCCACCTAATTTCACTTCAGTTGCCAAATGAATAGTTAAATGCACCATGACATCGAAGAATGTTGGTGGAAAGCATTTCTCAAGATCGCAGAGTATAACGGCAATTTCACTTTCCAAACGAACCACATCTTGAGGACaaataactttagaacaaaACTGCCTGAAGTATCTACTCAATCGAATCAAAGGATAGCGCACTAATTTTGGCAAAGTCTTTCTCAAAGCTATAGGCATCAATTGCTGCATTAGGATATGATTATCATGACTTTTAAGCCCCGAAATTCTTGGTGGTTTTATTCGAACGCATCTTGAGACGTTAGCTTCATAACCATCTGGAACTTTCACTTTTTTTAGCACATTGCAAAACatagttttctgttttttatcCATTGCAAAGGAAGATGGAGGTAAGTACACCTTTCTAGGTTCTGTCTCAAAGGGATGCAACTCTTTTCTTATTCCCATTTCTCTCAAATCACAGCGGGAATTATAATGGTCCTTTGCTTTATCCTCAATATCTAGCAATGTCCCCCAAATATTTTCACAAACATTATTCTCAATGTGCATGAAGTCAAGATTATGTCTTAAGACATTATCTTTCCAATATGGCAACTCAAAGAAAATACTCCtctttttccaattaaaaggcAGCTTCGGATTACCTTTCACaagttttccaaatttaatttgcaAGTCTCCCAATTCACTCACAATCATATCCCCAGTTTGCAAAGGTGGTCGCCTTCCATATTTTTCGGTGCCATCAAACAATTGGGCTTGCTTTCTAAATTTATGCTTACTATCTAAGAATCTACGATGACCCATATAGCAATGCTTGAAACTATGAGTCAACCGTCGTGCATGAGTGAACTTGTGACAAACAGTACAAGCATATTCACCTTTAGTGTTCCACCCAGATAACATTGCATATCCAGGGAAATCACTAATGGTCCACAACAGAGCTGcatgcaattgaaaattttctttttgggatgCATCATAAGTTTGAATGCCAAAATCCCATAATTCGGTCAATTCTTTAACTAGAGGCTGTAGATAAACATCAATATTATTCCTAGGAGAGGATGGTCCGGGTATTAACAGGGACAACATGAAGTACGGTTGCTTCATACACATCCACGGAGGTAAGTTATATGGTATTAAAATCACAAGCCAAGTACTGTGTGTAGAACTCATGTTGTTGAATGGATTAAACCCGTCAGATGCCGACCCCAATCTAACATTTCGACAATCCTTAGCAAATTCTGGATGTAGATAGTCAAAAGTTTGCCAAGCTGGAGAATCAGCTGGATGTCTCATACAACCATCTTTTGTACGTTTTTCCTCATGCCATCTCATTTGAGATCCaattttagaagacataaatagTCTTTGTAATCTAGCTTTTAAATGGAAATGCCACAATACTTTTTGagggatttttcttttttcaccagTTGGATCATTTTCTGAAGCAACCCACCTAAGCTCGTTACATGTTTTGCATGAAGTTCTTTTTTCAGCACTACCCCAATAAAGAGAACAATCATTAGGACATGCATCGATCTTTTGATAACCCAACCCCAATGTATTCATCAATTTCTCAGCCTCATAGTAAGAAGAAGGCAAATTAGTCATGGCCTCCGGAAATGCTGCTCTCAACAGTTCAACAAACATATTAAAAATCTTGTTACTCATCTTACCAAGGCATTTTAGGTGAAGCAAACGAATAATGAAAGACAACTTCGAGAAATTTTTGCAACCACTGTACAAATCCTGTTGAGAATCATCAatcaatttgtaaaatttttcagCCTCTAAAACAGGAAAGTCCCCTTCTCTATTCAATTCATTTGTTCCATGTGGTATCCCAAATACATCATGGACCAAGTCTTGCATGTCATTAGTCCTATTTGAAACCCCAATTGATGTATTTTCAGAATTAGATGTGGCTTCATAGTAGTTTGAAAGTTCTCCATGTGCTATCCAATTATTATAACCCTTGATAAAGCCTACCACTTTCAAATGATCATATGCTTCCATTTTAGTCACACAAACACCCATGCCGCAATCTTTGCAAAGACACAAAATCAGTCCGTCACAACTTGATCTAGAAAATGCAAAGTTTAGAAACATTTGAAGTCCTGCCTCATACTTTTCACTTGTTCTTGGAAAATCCATCCAACTTTTATCCATACTTTGAATATAAATAAATGTCCTCCAACAAGCTTCCAAGAGCATGAAAACAACAACTACACATTAGTACTTAGAAAACTAGACAAATCCCATAAAATCATTGAGAATAAGAAGCGCCCTAATTTTTTAAACTTAGGCCATGGCTTACAAGTCCCTAATTTCAAGTTCAAGAATTTACAGTCTACTAAATAAAGCAGCCCAGCAAATAAA is drawn from Coffea eugenioides isolate CCC68of unplaced genomic scaffold, Ceug_1.0 ScVebR1_248;HRSCAF=890, whole genome shotgun sequence and contains these coding sequences:
- the LOC113756795 gene encoding uncharacterized protein LOC113756795, whose amino-acid sequence is MGVCVTKMEAYDHLKVVGFIKGYNNWIAHGELSNYYEATSNSENTSIGVSNRTNDMQDLVHDVFGIPHGTNELNREGDFPVLEAEKFYKLIDDSQQDLYSGCKNFSKLSFIIRLLHLKCLGKMSNKIFNMFVELLRAAFPEAMTNLPSSYYEAEKLMNTLGLGYQKIDACPNDCSLYWGSAEKRTSCKTCNELRWVASENDPTGEKRKIPQKVLWHFHLKARLQRLFMSSKIGSQMRWHEEKRTKDGCMRHPADSPAWQTFDYLHPEFAKDCRNVRLGSASDGFNPFNNMSSTHSTWLVILIPYNLPPWMCMKQPYFMLSLLIPGPSSPRNNIDVYLQPLVKELTELWDFGIQTYDASQKENFQLHAALLWTISDFPGYAMLSGWNTKGEYACTVCHKFTHARRLTHSFKHCYMGHRRFLDSKHKFRKQAQLFDGTEKYGRRPPLQTGDMIVSELGDLQIKFGKLVKGNPKLPFNWKKRSIFFELPYWKDNVLRHNLDFMHIENNVCENIWGTLLDIEDKAKDHYNSRCDLREMGIRKELHPFETEPRKVYLPPSSFAMDKKQKTMFCNVLKKVKVPDGYEANVSRCVRIKPPRISGLKSHDNHILMQQLMPIALRKTLPKLVRYPLIRLSRYFRQFCSKVICPQDVVRLESEIAVILCDLEKCFPPTFFDVMVHLTIHLATEVKLGGPVYYRWMYPVERYLGTLKSYVRNKSRPEGSIAQGYLAEECINFCSLYLADYVETKFNRPSRNEEVHKEIEEGLDIFSESGHPLGRGKPTVFDAHILSKAHQYILFNCEAVTPYIEQHRRLIDEGHPQVPQHLKERLHSENFACWFAEHVKLPQNVSVLRDLRFLAKGPDVVGIQHDKYVVNGFRFHTNEVEKKRKTQNSGVTVNATTSSFASIRDQNPVLSELVYFGVLKMLLN
- the LOC113756794 gene encoding uncharacterized protein LOC113756794 — translated: MARGGRKCKRTANGLRDEPIEQPPSCHETRQQPPLGTSHENVIEQVQGEAARAPQSPIQNSTLGIMHESGDQVTQQADGGKETTNDSSEVHQKTRGPTFMKEIWGRPKDFPRIEIKLDDNGIPISEKTSFSEFLGSLARNGMYCPIDVESWLKMPRKLKMDMLEVIKERFALPMGLEAWTLRSIGKKWRSWKADLKATYFDPAVPNAEARFQKDIRVREEQWIKLWAYWKSKEAKAKQLGRPPTRVEIFNKFYTHADGTPSSTIVAENSVVGQDKHGHVRLFSDGVNPTDLWEDITSRNTCYHISVQQQSTLVRLEERLQRQDDEIASLKKMVGNMVSLKSLFDPTKIVAKGYLRSLNPLDEVGGQALGPNWCEIQIQVAMSLREQLIRPYDLQQTIQDALGAPISWPCHLVRYALKYIVDFWNFSSSYDDLMIALVFVYRWKQLKNDGDFMVMTEDSQQNGKFGS